In one Flammeovirga yaeyamensis genomic region, the following are encoded:
- a CDS encoding AraC family transcriptional regulator, which produces MKLVFKDSEVKDNKTICVSKKETACHDTLWHYHQQYELIYIHKSKGVRFVGDNVGSFSEGELVLVGPYLPHLWKNEDETDEVSIVVMKFERNFIGNGTFDTPAFSMVNDLLEKSRYGVSFPKELGLKLEEEIFDCLNKSTAEQSIHLLSLLLKLSTAEGKQLLSTSDMRQSNDSNSDRIDRVLKYISDNYEKDIDLQEIADIACLTSNSFCRFFKKVTNKSFKQYLNEVRIRNASRLLVQESYQISDVCYEVGFNSITNFNKQFKQIIGKTPREYRMAM; this is translated from the coding sequence ATGAAATTAGTATTTAAAGATTCTGAGGTAAAGGACAACAAAACAATTTGTGTATCTAAAAAAGAAACAGCTTGTCATGATACATTATGGCATTACCACCAACAGTATGAACTAATCTACATTCATAAAAGCAAAGGGGTAAGATTTGTTGGAGATAACGTAGGGAGCTTTTCAGAAGGAGAATTGGTATTAGTTGGTCCATACTTGCCACACCTTTGGAAAAACGAAGATGAAACGGATGAGGTAAGTATTGTGGTTATGAAGTTTGAAAGAAACTTTATTGGTAATGGTACTTTTGATACGCCTGCTTTCTCAATGGTGAATGATCTTTTAGAGAAATCTAGATACGGAGTAAGTTTTCCTAAAGAGTTAGGGTTAAAATTGGAAGAAGAAATCTTTGATTGTCTGAATAAGTCTACAGCAGAACAATCTATTCATTTATTAAGCTTATTACTTAAACTTTCTACAGCAGAAGGCAAGCAGTTGTTATCTACATCAGATATGCGACAGTCGAACGACTCCAACTCGGATCGCATTGACAGAGTATTAAAATACATTTCTGATAATTACGAGAAAGATATCGATTTGCAAGAAATTGCTGATATCGCATGTTTGACATCAAATTCTTTCTGCCGATTCTTTAAGAAAGTGACGAACAAATCTTTTAAGCAATATCTAAACGAAGTGCGTATTAGAAATGCAAGTAGATTGTTGGTGCAAGAGAGCTATCAGATTAGTGATGTGTGCTACGAAGTTGGATTTAATTCCATCACAAACTTCAATAAACAATTCAAACAAATTATAGGAAAAACGCCACGCGAATATAGAATGGCGATGTA